A stretch of the Medicago truncatula cultivar Jemalong A17 chromosome 5, MtrunA17r5.0-ANR, whole genome shotgun sequence genome encodes the following:
- the LOC11422626 gene encoding putative disease resistance protein RGA1 yields MQSSFLSSFHPKHIAFRYKLAKKMKRIGVWLDDIAAEKNKFHLTEIVRERSGVVPDWRQTTSIVTQPLVYGRNEDKDKIVDFLVGDASEQEDLSVYPIVGLGGLGKTTLAQLVFNHDKIVNHFELKIWVCVSEDFTLKRMTKAIIEGATKKSCEDLDLELLQRKLQDLLRRKRYLLVLDDVWNDKQENWQRLKSVLACGGKGASILVTTRLPKVAKIMGTIPHHELSRLSDEDCWELFKQRAFGPNEVQQKELVIVGKEIIKKCGGFPLAAIALGSLLRFKREEKEWLYVKESKLWNLQGEAYVMPALRLSYLHLPVKLRQCFSFCALFPKDEIISKQLLIDLWTANGFISSNQMLEADDIGNEVWNELYWRSFFENTENVGFGQITIFKMHDLVHDLAGSVTQDVCCITDDNSMRTMSEETRHLLIYNRNSFAEANSIQLHHVKSLKTYMEFNFDVYEAGQLSPQVLNCYSLRVLLSHRLNNLSSSIGRLKYLRYLDISEGRFKNLPNSLCKLCNLEVLKLDGCVSLQKLPGGLTRLKRLQNLSLRDCDSLTSLPRQIGKLTSLNTLSKYIVGEERGFLLEELGQLNLKGQLHIKNLERLKSVTDAKKANMSRKKLNQLWLSWERNEVSQLQENVEQILEALQPYAQKLYSFGVGGYTGAYFPQWISIPSLNDLKSLELVDCKSCLNLPELWKLPSLKYLKLSNMIHVIYLFHESYDGEGLMALKTLFLEKLPNLIGLSREERVMFPRLKALEITECPNLLGLPCLPSLSDLYIQGKYNQQLPSSIHKLGSLESLHFSDNEELIYFPDGILRNLASPLKTLGFHRHSKLKMLPTEMIHIHALQQLYINDCRNIEELPNEVMQRLHSLKELDIVGCDKLKLSSDFQYLTCLETLAIGSCSEVEGFHEALQHMTTLKSLTLSDLPNLEYLPECIGNLTLLHEINIYSCPKLACLPTSIQQISGLEILSIHDCSKLEKRCQKEIGEDWPKIVHVQYIEIENDNLIHGGHGGSYFEADTGFLWHSL; encoded by the coding sequence ATGCAGAGCTCTTTCCTATCCTCTTTTCATCCAAAGCATATTGCTTTCCGTTACAAACTTGCTAAGAAAATGAAGAGGATAGGAGTCTGGTTAGATGACATTGCTGCAGAAAAGAATAAGTTTCATTTAACTGAGATCGTTAGAGAGAGAAGTGGAGTAGTCCCAGACTGGCGACAAACCACCTCAATCGTTACTCAACCTTTAGTCTATGGAAGAAACGAAgataaggataaaattgtagaCTTTTTGGTTGGTGATGCTTCCGAACAAGAGGACTTATCCGTCTATCCAATTGTTGGGCTAGGTGGACTAGGTAAAACAACACTTGCTCAACTCGTCTTCAATCATGACAAGATAGTCAACCACTTTGAGTTAAAAATTTGGGTGTGCGTTTCAGAAGATTTCACTCTAAAAAGAATGACAAAAGCCATCATAGAAGGGGCAACTAAGAAGTCCTGTGAGGATTTAGATCTAGAGCTACTTCAAAGAAAACTTCAAGATCTACTTCGAAGAAAAAGATACTTGCTTGTTTTGGATGACGTGTGGAATGACAAACAAGAGAATTGGCAAAGATTGAAATCTGTATTGGCTTGTGGAGGAAAAGGCGCTTCAATTTTGGTCACTACCCGTCTTCCAAAGGTAGCAAAAATCATGGGAACAATACCTCATCATGAATTATCAAGGCTATCTGACGAAGATTGTTGGGAATTGTTTAAACAACGAGCCTTTGGACCAAATGAGGTACAACAAAAAGAGCTTGTGATCGTAGGGAAGGAGATAATAAAGAAGTGTGGGGGATTCCCTCTTGCAGCAATAGCACTAGGAAGTCTCTTGCGGtttaaaagagaagaaaaggaaTGGCTATATGTCAAGGAAAGCAAGCTATGGAATTTACAAGGTGAAGCTTATGTCATGCCTGCCTTGAGATTAAGTTACTTGCATTTGCCAGTAAAATTAAGGCAATGCTTTTCCTTCTGTGCATTATTTCCCAAAGATGAAATTATAAGCAAGCAGCTTTTAATTGATCTTTGGACAGCTAACGGCTTCATTTCTTCCAATCAAATGTTGGAAGCAGATGACATTGGTAACGAGGTGTGGAATGAATTATATTGGAGGTCATTTTTCGAAAATACAGAGAATGTGGGATTTGGCCAAATTACAATATTCAAGATGCATGATCTTGTTCATGATCTTGCTGGGTCTGTTACACAAGATGTATGTTGCATTACAGATGACAACAGTATGCGTACTATGTCTGAAGAGACCCGCCACCTTTTAATTTACAATCGAAACTCATTTGCGGAAGCCAATTCAATTCAGTTGCACCATGTCAAATCATTGAAAACCTAcatggagtttaattttgatgtcTATGAAGCTGGTCAACTTTCACCTCAGGTATTAAATTGTTATTCTTTACGGGTGCTTTTGAGTCATAGACTAAACAATTTGTCGTCTTCAATTGGTCGTCTAAAATATCTAAGATACTTAGATATTTCTGAAGGTCGCTTCAAAAATCTTCCAAATTCCCTTTGCAAGCTTTGCAATTTGGAAGTCTTGAAGTTAGACGGTTGTGTGTCTCTGCAAAAGTTGCCTGGTGGTTTGACACGCTTAAAACGTCTGCAAAACTTGTCTTTAAGAGATTGTGACTCATTGACAAGCTTGCCCCGTCAGATAGGGAAATTGACTTCCCTAAATACTTTAAGCAAATATATTGTTGGAGAAGAAAGAGGATTTCTTTTGGAAGAATTGGGACAGCTTAATCTTAAAGGGCAGTTACACATCAAGAACttagagagactaaaaagtGTAACAGATGCCAAAAAAGCCAATATGTCAAGGAAGAAACTGAACCAATTGTGGCTGTCATGGGAAAGAAATGAAGTCTCCCAACTACAAGAAAATGTTGAGCAAATTTTGGAAGCACTTCAACCTTATGCCCAAAAACTCTATTCATTTGGTGTGGGAGGATATACTGGTGCATATTTCCCACAATGGATATCTATCCCTTCTCTAAACGATTTAAAATCTTTAGAGCTTGTGGATTGCAAGAGTTGTTTAAACCTTCCGGAGTTGTGGAAACTACCTTCTCTAAAGTATCTAAAATTATCCAACATGATCCATGTTATCTACCTATTCCACGAGTCATATGATGGAGAAGGTTTAATGGCTTTGAAAACTCTTTTCTTGGAGAAGTTGCCAAACCTTATAGGGTTATCAAGGGAAGAAAGAGTAATGTTTCCGCGTCTTAAAGCACTTGAAATCACTGAATGTCCTAATTTGTTGGGCTTGCCCTGTCTTCCGTCTCTTAGTGATTTGTATATTCAAGGGAAATACAATCAACAATTACCAAGTTCAATTCATAAACTTGGCAGTCTTGAATCCCTACATTTCTCTGATAATGAAGAGTTAATTTACTTTCCAGATGGAATCCTAAGAAACCTTGCTTCTCCTTTAAAGACACTTGGTTTTCATCGACATTCCAAACTTAAGATGCTTCCAACTGAAATGATTCACATTCATGCTCTCCAGCAACTGTATATTAACGACTGCAGAAACATCGAGGAATTGCCAAATGAAGTAATGCAAAGACTGCATTCTCTCAAGGAGTTGGATATTGTCGGGTGCGATAAGTTGAAATTGTCATCCGATTTTCAGTATCTAACTTGTCTTGAGACATTGGCCATTGGAAGTTGTTCGGAAGTGGAAGGTTTCCATGAGGCTCTACAACATATGACTACTCTGAAATCCTTAACATTGTCAGATCTTCCAAACCTAGAATATTTGCCTGAATGCATCGGAAACCTTACCTTGCTTCACGAAATAAATATTTACAGCTGTCCCAAATTGGCTTGTCTTCCTACAAGCATCCAGCAAATTAGTGGTCTGGAAATATTGAGTATTCATGATTGCTCCAAATTAGAGAAGAGGTGCCAGAAGGAAATAGGCGAGGACTGGCCAAAAATAGTTCATGTTCAGTATATTGAGATAGAAAATGACAATCTAATACACGGTGGACATGGTGGTTCTTATTTTGAGGCTGATACAGGTTTCCTATGGCATTCTTTATAG
- the LOC11411409 gene encoding tetratricopeptide repeat protein 38, with amino-acid sequence MLAFPLLELGQMKEAEEAAKRGFEINNQDGWSQHATCHVLQYECRFREAVEFMEECSPSWNSFLSFMLTHNWWHVALCYLEGNAPMQRVLEVYDNYIWKELDKTDATVPEVYLNAVALLLRLCVRDELEFFGDRLKMLADRLADQVSYDSQ; translated from the exons ATGCTTGCTTTTCCTTTGTTGGAGCTTGGACAAATGAAAGAAGCCGAGGAAGCTGCCAAAAGAGGATTtgaaatcaacaaccaagatGGCTGGTCACAGCATGCT ACATGTCATGTTCTTCAGTATGAGTGCCGTTTTAGAGAAGCCGTTGAGTTCATGGAAGAATGTTCGCCGTCATGGAACTCTTTTTTATCGTTTAT GTTGACTCATAATTGGTGGCATGTAGCACTTTGTTACTTAGAAGGGAATGCTCCAATGCAACGTGTGCTCGAGGTATATGACAATTATATATGGAAGGAGCTAGACAAAACCGATGCTACGGTTCCTGAG GTATACTTAAATGCTGTGGCTCTGCTTCTGCGGTTGTGCGTGCGTGATGAATTGGAGTTTTTTGGTGATCGGCTCAAGATGCTAGCAGATCGCCTTGCTGATCAAGTAAGTTATGATTCACAGTAA
- the LOC11414718 gene encoding LEAF RUST 10 DISEASE-RESISTANCEUS RECEPTOR-LIKE PROTEIN KINASE-like 1.5 — protein sequence MSLTTLLPFLVLLLFPTSTHTCPTNNTTKTHPSPCPPFQSTPPFPFSTTPGCGHPSFQLTCSTPHSFITINNLTFSILSYKPNSTSIILSPHNPISQQNNNTKCPTTSSIPNKPINLSNTPFTLSDETCSRLSFLQPCSPPNLPNCSHCPWQCKLIKNPSEIFKSCRSMHHSVSDNEPSCQSDVLVYLNEILIQGIELEWDEALTQDTYFTNCKECINNNNGFCGFNSSDTKKQFVCYHFHSKSTLSPPWIHKMKPSKIAVFAIVIAFTSLILFLSVVISILRSRKVNTTVEEDPTAVFLHNHRNANLLPPVFTYDELNISTNNFDPKRKIGDGGFGSVYLGNLRDGKLAAVKHLHRHNHTAAFSSKSFCNEILILSSIDHPNLVKLHGYCSDPRGLILVYDYVPNGTLAEHLHGSKSKRKGYMMTWQTRLEIAIQTALAMEYLHFSVKPPIVHRDITSSNIFIEKDMRIKVGDFGLSRLLVLQESNQTTSSGGFVWTGPQGTPGYLDPDYHRSFRLTEKSDVYSFGVVLLELISGLKAVDYCRDKREMALADMVVSRIHTGQLKEVLDPVLDLGNDNDALDAVGAVAELAFRCVASDKDDRPDSKEVVGELKRVRSRISGGITRSMSTT from the coding sequence ATGTCCTTAACCACTCTTCTCCCCTTCCTCGTCCTTCTACTCTTCCCCACATCAACACACACATGTCCTACTAATAACACAACAAAAACACACCCTTCTCCATGCCCTCCATTTCAATCCACCCCACCTTTTCCTTTCTCCACCACCCCAGGTTGTGGCCACCCTTCTTTTCAACTAACATGCTCAACCCCTCACTCTTTCATAACCATCAACAACCTCACTTTCTCAATCCTCTCTTACAAACCTAACTCCACTTCAATCATCCTCTCACCTCACAACCCCATTtcacaacaaaacaacaatacCAAATGCCCAACAACATCCTCAATCCCAAACAAACCCATAAACCTTTCTAACACACCTTTTACTCTCTCAGATGAAACATGCTCACGTCTCTCTTTTCTTCAACCATGTTCCCCACCAAACCTCCCTAACTGCAGCCACTGTCCTTGGCAATGCAAACTCATCAAAAACCCATCAGAAATCTTCAAAAGCTGTAGATCCATGCATCATTCTGTTTCAGACAATGAACCTAGCTGCCAAAGTGATGTTCTTGTTTACCTCAATGAAATACTAATCCAAGGTATTGAACTTGAGTGGGATGAAGCTTTAACACAAGACACTTACTTCACAAACTGTAAAgaatgcatcaacaacaacaatggttTCTGTGGTTTCAATTCATCAGACACGAAAAAACAGTTTGTATGTTATCATTTCCATTCCAAATCAACTCTTTCACCACCGTGGATCCACAAAATGAAGCCTAGCAAAATCGCTGTTTTTGCTATTGTTATCGCTTTTACTTCATTGATTCTTTTCCTCTCCGTTGTTATCTCAATTCTTCGATCGAGAAAGGTGAACACAACGGTGGAAGAAGATCCGACTGCAGTGTTTCTTCACAACCACCGCAACGCGAATCTTCTTCCACCAGTTTTCACCTACGATGAACTGAATATATCTACAAACAACTTCGATCCGAAGAGGAAAATCGGTGATGGTGGATTCGGTTCGGTTTATTTAGGCAACCTCCGTGACGGAAAACTTGCTGCTGTTAAACATCTTCACCGGCATAATCACACGGCGGCGTTTTCATCAAAATCATTCTGCAACGAGATTCTCATTCTCTCTTCTATTGATCATCCAAACCTCGTTAAACTTCACGGTTACTGTAGCGATCCACGTGGTTTGATTCTTGTTTACGATTACGTTCCTAACGGAACCCTAGCGGAGCATCTTCACGGTTCGAAGAGTAAACGGAAGGGATACATGATGACGTGGCAAACGAGGCTTGAAATTGCGATACAAACGGCGTTAGCGATGGAGTATCTTCATTTTTCAGTTAAGCCACCGATAGTTCATAGAGATATAACTTcgtcaaatatttttattgagaaagaTATGAGAATTAAAGTTGGTGATTTTGGGTTGTCTAGGTTGTTAGTTTTGcaagaatcaaatcaaacaacgtCGTCGGGTGGTTTTGTATGGACTGGCCCACAAGGTACTCCGGGTTATTTAGACCCGGATTATCATCGGTCTTTTCGGTTGACTGAAAAGAGTGACGTGTATAGTTTTGGTGTGGTTTTGCTTGAATTGATTTCCGGTCTTAAGGCGGTGGATTATTGTAGGGATAAGCGTGAGATGGCATTGGCTGATATGGTTGTTTCGAGGATTCATACGGGTCAGTTGAAAGAGGTACTTGACCCAGTTCTTGACTTGGGTAACGACAATGATGCGCTTGATGCGGTGGGTGCTGTGGCGGAATTGGCTTTTCGATGTGTTGCATCGGATAAAGACGATCGACCTGATTCAAAGGAAGTTGTCGGGGAATTGAAGCGTGTTCGATCACGGATAAGTGGTGGCATTACTCGGTCCATGTCTACGACTTAA
- the LOC11411408 gene encoding tetratricopeptide repeat protein 38 isoform X3, with translation MMLQEHATLYEKLVFDVISYLMSEDRDDDVAVELHSKLLKEFPRDLVSLKRAQILCFNMGRPDLSLSLVNQVLPQNEGENFIYGMLAFPLLELGQMKEAEEAAKRGFEINNQDGWSQHATCHVLQYECRFREAVEFMEECSPSWNSFLSFMLTHNWWHVALCYLEGNAPMQRVLEVYDNYIWKELDKTDATVAEVYLNAVALLLRLCVRDELEFFGDRLKMLADRLADQANWYLEWHLDILTVWALAKTGQISKAEELLKGLKERISRMTKKKQQIMQKGMVLAEALYAYGRGNNKHGVELLGPDFDANDYKIIGASDEQVDVFNEVWYIMLLNNGDAIKAIEVIEKQIKKRDGTAFLWRLLERGYKLANRPEAAIANEKAKVFESAYFN, from the exons ATGATGTTACAGGAACATGCAACCTTGTACGAGAAACTAGTTTTTGATGTCATCAGTTATTTGATGTCCGAAGATAGAGATGACGATGTAGCTGTCGAGTTGCATTCTAAG cttCTAAAGGAGTTCCCAAGAGATTTGGTTTCTCTAAAGAGAGCACAAATCTTGTGTTTCAACATGGGACGGCCCGATCTTTCTTTATCCCTTGTTAATCAG GTTCTACCTCAAAATGAAGGAGAAAATTTCATATATGGCATGCTTGCTTTTCCTTTGTTGGAGCTTGGACAAATGAAAGAAGCCGAGGAAGCTGCCAAAAGAGGATTtgaaatcaacaaccaagatGGCTGGTCACAGCATGCT ACATGTCATGTTCTTCAGTATGAGTGCCGTTTTAGAGAAGCCGTTGAGTTCATGGAAGAATGTTCGCCGTCATGGAACTCTTTTTTATCGTTTAT GTTGACTCATAATTGGTGGCATGTAGCACTTTGTTACTTAGAAGGGAATGCTCCAATGCAACGTGTGCTCGAGGTATATGACAATTATATATGGAAGGAGCTAGACAAAACCGATGCTACGGTTGCTGAG GTATACTTAAATGCTGTGGCTCTGCTTCTGCGGTTGTGCGTGCGTGATGAATTGGAGTTTTTTGGTGATCGGCTCAAGATGCTAGCAGATCGCCTTGCTGATCAA GCAAACTGGTATTTAGAGTGGCACCTTGATATATTGACAGTGTGGGCTTTGGCAAAGACTGGACAAATTTCTAAAGCAGAAGAACTTCTTAAAGGCTTAAAAGAAAG GATTTCGAGGATGActaaaaagaaacaacaaataatGCAGAAAGGAATGGTG CTTGCAGAAGCACTTTATGCATATGGAAGAGGTAACAACAAACATGGAGTGGAATTACTTGGTCCAGATTTTGATGCCAATGATTACAAG ATAATTGGAGCATCTGATGAACAAGTTGATGTATTCAATGAAGTTTGGTACATCATGTTGTTGAACAATGGCGACGCAATAAAGG CAATTGAAGTAATTGAGAAGCAAATCAAGAAGAGAGACGGCACTGCTTTCTTATGGCGTTTGCTG GAGAGAGGATACAAACTAGCAAATAGACCAGAAGCTGCAATTGCAAATGAAAAAGCTAAGGTTTTCGAGAGTGCTTATTTTAATTAA